In one window of Ketogulonicigenium robustum DNA:
- a CDS encoding GntR family transcriptional regulator yields the protein MLHTDETSSTSARWITIYDELKSAILAHSVAPGTKLPEDELGEVFSVSRTIVRTALQALAHDRLVQLKPNRGAFVAKPTKKEAREIFGARALIEPRVAAMAAAVAKPSDIEVLRKHLEEEHRALYENRQGDAVLLSARFHESIAEIAGQSILTEFVRSLCSRSALIISLYSRRDSPFCESHAHAALVDAIAANNEAEASELMTRHLADLLSGIDVSDREPQGKRLAEVLRRS from the coding sequence ATGCTTCATACTGACGAGACCAGCAGCACGTCTGCGCGCTGGATCACCATTTACGACGAGCTAAAGTCGGCAATCCTGGCCCATAGCGTGGCACCAGGAACCAAGTTGCCCGAGGACGAGCTGGGCGAGGTTTTCTCGGTCAGTCGGACGATTGTGCGCACGGCCTTGCAGGCCTTGGCGCATGACCGTTTGGTGCAGTTGAAGCCGAACCGCGGTGCGTTTGTCGCAAAGCCGACCAAGAAGGAAGCGCGTGAGATTTTCGGGGCGCGTGCCCTTATTGAGCCGCGTGTTGCGGCTATGGCGGCGGCGGTTGCAAAGCCAAGTGATATCGAGGTGTTGCGCAAGCACCTAGAGGAAGAACACCGCGCCTTGTACGAGAACCGGCAGGGCGATGCGGTGTTGCTGTCGGCGCGCTTTCACGAGAGCATTGCCGAGATTGCCGGCCAGTCGATTTTGACGGAATTCGTGCGTTCGTTGTGTTCGCGCTCGGCGTTGATCATTTCGTTGTACTCGCGCCGCGATAGCCCGTTCTGCGAAAGCCACGCGCATGCCGCCTTGGTCGATGCGATTGCGGCGAATAACGAGGCGGAGGCCTCGGAATTGATGACGCGCCATTTGGCGGATTTGCTGTCGGGGATTGATGTGTCCGACCGCGAGCCGCAGGGCAAGCGGTTGGCAGAGGTTTTGCGTCGCAGCTGA
- a CDS encoding LysR family transcriptional regulator: MKLHQLRALDAVARLGGIRAAARELALSQPALTKALRELEAATSLKLLERGNRGAVLTEAGTRLLIRSRVVFRELEYAEMEMRQLAGHDKGRISIAISPVLGQMILSKAYSLFNKQFPNISLRFLPAFTRSSMAAVADGTIDFAVVLLQGIETSANVIVEPWFDVEHRIVARIGHPLGTSTTVAQALAQDWALTNATGGGQFDLLAKLCAENNAPLPHVIHEAASSSLLVALVGGTDLLTFAPMLGQGFSNPPLQVIECPEVIGLKRKFGLIRRADGYLSPALVALRNEIQRLSYDHIAAVTPLKAR, encoded by the coding sequence ATGAAGCTGCACCAACTGCGCGCCCTCGACGCCGTCGCGCGCCTCGGCGGCATCCGCGCTGCCGCGCGCGAACTCGCCCTCAGCCAGCCCGCGCTGACCAAAGCCCTGCGCGAGCTAGAGGCAGCTACAAGCTTGAAATTATTGGAACGCGGCAACCGCGGCGCCGTCCTGACCGAGGCAGGAACCCGCCTCCTCATCCGCAGCCGCGTGGTATTCCGCGAGCTCGAATATGCTGAAATGGAGATGCGCCAGCTAGCTGGTCACGACAAGGGCAGAATTAGCATCGCCATCTCGCCCGTGCTTGGGCAGATGATACTTTCCAAGGCATATAGCCTATTTAATAAGCAGTTTCCGAATATCAGCCTACGCTTCCTGCCCGCGTTCACCCGCTCGTCGATGGCCGCCGTCGCCGACGGCACCATCGATTTCGCTGTCGTCCTGCTGCAAGGCATCGAAACCTCGGCCAATGTCATTGTCGAGCCATGGTTCGACGTCGAACACCGCATCGTCGCGCGTATCGGCCACCCGCTGGGCACCAGCACCACCGTCGCACAGGCTCTCGCACAAGATTGGGCGCTGACGAATGCCACCGGCGGCGGCCAATTCGATCTGCTGGCAAAGCTCTGCGCCGAAAACAACGCCCCCCTGCCCCACGTTATCCACGAGGCCGCCTCCTCCTCGCTGCTCGTCGCGCTGGTCGGCGGCACCGACCTGCTCACGTTCGCCCCCATGCTGGGCCAAGGTTTCTCGAACCCGCCCCTGCAAGTGATAGAATGTCCTGAAGTTATCGGCCTGAAACGCAAATTCGGCCTGATCCGGCGCGCCGACGGCTACCTTAGCCCGGCGCTGGTGGCGCTGCGCAACGAAATCCAGCGCCTGTCCTACGACCACATAGCCGCCGTCACGCCCCTAAAGGCACGCTGA
- a CDS encoding M20 aminoacylase family protein, whose amino-acid sequence MDIGQTRFAPYAEAMVPVRHHLHENPELAFEEVETAKLVAKLLGEWGYDVTTGIGGTGVVGTLRAGTGNKAIGLRADMDALPILEATGLPYASKVAGKMHACGHDGHTAMLLGAAKYLAETRDFSGVVHLIFQPAEEGKAGAKAMIDDGLFERFPCEMVFGIHNGPGTPVGQLRYAAGSFAAANDRLDVVIEGKGGHAAQPDTTFDPIVAGSTIVSALQSVVSRNVNPLDSAVVTVAMFRAGETFNVIPQRAEMKLSLRTHLPRVRAHVNERVRQLIADIAGAYGCVASVVAAPNPYPPLINDAEATDVGRRAAVAALGAENVVNLDRPMMGSEDFSFMLEVNKGAYFFMGNGTEGANGVAVHNPRYDFNDDALLPGIAFWATLVEQELQA is encoded by the coding sequence ATGGACATCGGGCAGACGCGTTTCGCCCCCTATGCAGAGGCGATGGTGCCGGTGCGTCATCATTTGCACGAAAACCCCGAGCTTGCATTTGAGGAAGTGGAGACCGCCAAGCTGGTGGCGAAGCTGCTGGGTGAGTGGGGTTATGATGTGACGACGGGGATCGGGGGCACCGGTGTCGTCGGGACGTTGCGCGCGGGGACGGGGAACAAGGCCATCGGGCTGCGCGCCGATATGGATGCGTTGCCGATTTTGGAAGCGACCGGTTTGCCCTATGCCAGCAAGGTGGCGGGCAAGATGCATGCCTGCGGCCATGATGGCCACACAGCGATGTTGCTGGGGGCTGCGAAATATTTGGCCGAAACGCGCGATTTTTCGGGCGTGGTGCATCTGATCTTCCAACCCGCCGAGGAGGGGAAGGCCGGCGCCAAGGCCATGATCGATGATGGTCTGTTCGAGCGTTTTCCGTGCGAGATGGTGTTTGGCATTCACAACGGGCCGGGCACGCCCGTGGGGCAGTTGCGCTATGCGGCGGGGTCGTTTGCGGCGGCGAACGACCGTTTGGACGTGGTGATTGAAGGCAAGGGTGGCCATGCGGCCCAGCCCGACACGACCTTTGATCCGATTGTTGCGGGCAGCACGATTGTATCGGCGTTGCAGTCGGTGGTGTCGCGCAATGTGAACCCGCTGGATTCGGCGGTGGTGACGGTTGCCATGTTCCGCGCGGGCGAGACGTTCAACGTCATTCCGCAGCGTGCCGAGATGAAGTTGTCGCTGCGGACGCACTTGCCCCGTGTGCGGGCGCATGTGAACGAGCGTGTGCGCCAGCTGATTGCGGATATTGCGGGGGCCTATGGTTGCGTGGCGAGCGTTGTGGCCGCGCCGAACCCCTATCCGCCGCTGATCAACGATGCCGAGGCGACCGATGTGGGGCGCCGTGCCGCTGTCGCCGCGCTGGGGGCCGAGAATGTGGTGAATCTGGACCGGCCCATGATGGGGTCGGAAGATTTCTCGTTCATGCTGGAGGTGAACAAGGGGGCCTATTTCTTCATGGGCAACGGCACCGAGGGCGCGAACGGGGTTGCGGTGCATAACCCGCGCTATGATTTCAACGACGACGCACTGCTGCCGGGCATCGCCTTTTGGGCGACGCTGGTCGAGCAAGAGCTGCAAGCTTGA
- a CDS encoding ABC transporter substrate-binding protein — MTQSRRDFLRNSALLSAAFAMPWQMAMAQTGRTAVFKWVPHADLAVVDPMYSTSLITQLFSLMVFDTLFGLDENYEPQLQMAESHVVSDDALQHTIVLRDGLKFHNDQDVTAADCAASITRWIARGSSAAVLQPVVETVTAADAKTIVITLNAPFPLLPALLARPHNGCTILPEAEALQAERIDRPTGSGPYKMVWDEWVQGAKVVFERFDGYVPREGADAVFTAGAKVAMIDRVEWLVIPDAATAFASLQAGEVDGVEAMSLDFAPILEMVPGFKLYRGALPQIGVLRFNHLHAPFNDVRVRQAVQMVVSQQEFMYATAGAENADYLDVHTGAFVPDTPMASDRGMEALDGPRDFDAAKALLKEAGVYGSTITLVDTVSVGSLHSLSLIGAELLRKLDFDVKVETLDWGASLQKREVRSAPEEGGWNVFFTLITGVNNLDPIGQLAIRGRGEAGWFGWPTSERIEALYTQWINAETQADRIEIAAQMQEQMFIDVPYVPLGSMYSVSALKENWSGVQTAMPTFYTLRG; from the coding sequence ATGACACAGTCCAGACGTGATTTTTTACGCAATAGCGCGTTGCTTTCGGCGGCTTTTGCGATGCCGTGGCAGATGGCGATGGCCCAGACCGGCCGCACTGCGGTGTTCAAGTGGGTGCCCCATGCCGATTTGGCCGTGGTTGACCCGATGTATTCGACATCGCTGATTACGCAGCTGTTCAGCCTGATGGTGTTCGACACGCTGTTTGGTTTGGACGAGAATTACGAGCCGCAGTTGCAGATGGCTGAAAGCCATGTGGTGTCGGATGATGCGTTGCAGCATACGATTGTTTTGCGCGACGGGCTGAAGTTCCACAACGATCAGGATGTGACGGCGGCGGATTGTGCGGCCTCGATCACGCGGTGGATTGCGCGCGGTAGTTCGGCTGCGGTGTTGCAGCCGGTTGTTGAGACGGTGACGGCGGCGGATGCGAAGACCATTGTCATCACGTTGAACGCGCCGTTCCCGCTGTTGCCTGCGCTGCTGGCGCGCCCGCACAACGGTTGCACCATTTTGCCCGAGGCCGAAGCCTTGCAGGCCGAGCGGATCGACCGCCCGACCGGCAGCGGCCCCTACAAGATGGTTTGGGACGAGTGGGTTCAGGGCGCGAAGGTGGTGTTCGAGCGCTTTGACGGGTACGTGCCGCGCGAGGGGGCTGATGCCGTATTCACCGCCGGGGCCAAGGTTGCGATGATCGACCGTGTGGAATGGCTGGTCATTCCCGATGCGGCGACGGCTTTTGCATCGCTGCAGGCGGGCGAGGTTGACGGCGTCGAGGCGATGTCGCTGGATTTCGCGCCGATTTTGGAGATGGTTCCCGGCTTCAAACTGTATCGTGGGGCGCTGCCCCAGATTGGTGTGCTGCGGTTCAACCATCTGCATGCGCCGTTCAATGATGTGCGGGTGCGCCAGGCGGTGCAGATGGTCGTCAGCCAGCAAGAATTCATGTATGCGACGGCCGGTGCGGAAAACGCCGACTATCTGGATGTGCACACCGGCGCCTTTGTGCCCGATACGCCGATGGCCAGCGACCGCGGCATGGAAGCGCTGGATGGCCCGCGCGATTTTGATGCGGCCAAGGCTTTGTTGAAAGAAGCGGGCGTTTACGGCAGCACAATCACGCTGGTCGATACGGTGTCGGTCGGATCGCTGCATTCGCTGTCGCTGATTGGGGCCGAATTGCTGCGCAAGCTGGATTTCGACGTCAAGGTCGAGACCTTGGACTGGGGTGCATCGTTGCAAAAGCGCGAGGTGCGCTCTGCACCCGAGGAGGGGGGGTGGAACGTGTTCTTCACCCTGATCACCGGTGTGAACAATTTGGACCCCATCGGTCAGCTGGCCATTCGCGGCCGCGGCGAGGCCGGTTGGTTCGGTTGGCCGACGTCCGAGCGGATCGAGGCGCTGTACACGCAGTGGATTAACGCTGAAACGCAGGCGGATCGCATTGAGATTGCGGCCCAGATGCAGGAACAGATGTTCATCGACGTGCCCTATGTTCCGCTGGGGTCGATGTATAGCGTTTCGGCGCTGAAGGAGAACTGGTCGGGTGTTCAAACCGCCATGCCGACGTTCTACACGCTGCGCGGCTAA
- a CDS encoding ABC transporter permease codes for MTSYILKRLLSTIPVMAMIAIFAFAVLRLAPGDPALMIAGEDASADQIAAIRHDLGLDQPFIPQFMSWVGNLLHGDLGLSLYTRQPVAEMIGQRIAPTFTLMLLTLVIAVVFGIVLGVISAWRQNKVTDQLIMLVMVLLFSIPNFVVAYILTWFLGLKLGWLPVQGYTPLGDGLWASMRSLLMPAMALASVYIALIGRITRSAILENLRLDFVRTARAKGVSEGMVLFRHTLKNAAVPIVTIIGSGVGVLMSGSVVTENVFAIPGLGRLTVDAVLRHDYPVIQGVILLFGALYVLVNLAVDIAYTFFDPRIKY; via the coding sequence ATGACAAGTTATATTTTAAAGCGACTGCTTTCGACCATTCCGGTCATGGCGATGATTGCGATTTTCGCGTTCGCAGTGCTGCGGTTGGCGCCGGGCGATCCGGCGTTGATGATTGCGGGCGAGGATGCATCGGCCGACCAGATCGCCGCGATCCGCCATGACTTGGGCTTGGACCAGCCGTTCATTCCGCAATTCATGAGCTGGGTGGGCAATCTGCTGCATGGTGATCTGGGCTTGTCGCTGTACACGCGACAGCCGGTGGCCGAGATGATCGGGCAGCGGATCGCCCCGACGTTCACGCTGATGTTGTTGACGCTGGTGATTGCCGTGGTGTTTGGCATCGTGCTGGGTGTGATTTCGGCGTGGCGGCAGAACAAGGTGACGGACCAGTTGATCATGTTGGTCATGGTGCTGTTGTTCTCGATTCCGAACTTTGTGGTCGCTTATATTTTGACGTGGTTCCTGGGGCTAAAGCTGGGCTGGTTGCCGGTGCAGGGGTATACCCCGCTGGGCGACGGGCTGTGGGCATCGATGCGCAGTTTGCTGATGCCCGCGATGGCGCTGGCGTCGGTGTACATTGCGCTGATCGGGCGGATCACGCGGTCGGCGATTTTGGAAAACCTGCGGCTCGATTTCGTGCGGACGGCGCGGGCGAAGGGCGTATCCGAGGGGATGGTGTTGTTTCGCCATACGCTGAAGAACGCGGCGGTGCCCATTGTCACCATCATCGGCAGCGGTGTGGGTGTATTGATGAGCGGATCGGTTGTGACCGAGAACGTTTTCGCCATTCCGGGATTGGGGCGTCTGACCGTTGATGCGGTGTTGCGCCATGATTACCCCGTAATTCAAGGTGTTATCCTGCTGTTCGGGGCGCTTTATGTGCTGGTGAACCTTGCGGTTGATATTGCCTACACTTTCTTCGATCCGAGGATCAAATACTGA
- a CDS encoding ABC transporter permease has product MAGFFSIFRGNLTLTIGTIMLLLIVLMAIFAPYLGTVDPSTIRAELRGVGPSAEHWLGGDMLGRDIYSRALYGARVSLIVGFGVALLSTVVGVTLGLLAGFVRWADPIIMRVMDGLMAIPTILIAIAMIAVAGVSLTNVIISITLAEVPRLVRLVRASVLSLREQPYVEVAAASGASKTRIILLHLLPNATAPIIVTVTYQIALAILFEAGLSFLGVGIPPTIPTWGNMMSEGRALWLVKPHLVMIPAAFLSVTILAINLIGDGLRDAFDPRMKKRA; this is encoded by the coding sequence ATGGCCGGGTTCTTTTCCATTTTTCGGGGCAATCTGACCCTGACCATCGGGACGATCATGTTGCTGCTGATCGTGTTGATGGCTATTTTCGCGCCCTATCTGGGCACTGTTGACCCCTCGACGATCCGCGCCGAGTTGCGCGGGGTGGGGCCGTCGGCCGAGCATTGGCTGGGCGGTGATATGCTGGGGCGCGACATCTATTCGCGGGCGTTGTATGGCGCGCGGGTGTCGCTGATTGTCGGCTTTGGCGTCGCGCTGCTGAGCACGGTTGTGGGTGTGACGCTGGGCTTGCTGGCGGGTTTCGTTCGCTGGGCCGACCCGATCATCATGCGCGTGATGGATGGGTTGATGGCCATTCCCACCATTTTGATCGCGATTGCGATGATCGCGGTGGCGGGTGTGTCGCTGACGAATGTGATTATCTCGATCACTTTGGCCGAGGTGCCGCGGCTGGTGCGTTTGGTGCGGGCGTCGGTGTTGTCGCTGCGCGAGCAGCCTTATGTCGAGGTGGCCGCTGCATCGGGCGCCAGCAAGACGCGGATCATTTTGCTGCATTTGCTGCCCAATGCCACCGCGCCGATTATTGTGACGGTGACCTATCAGATCGCCTTGGCGATTTTGTTCGAGGCGGGTCTGTCTTTTCTGGGCGTGGGTATTCCGCCGACCATTCCCACGTGGGGCAACATGATGTCCGAGGGTCGTGCGCTGTGGCTGGTCAAGCCGCATCTGGTGATGATCCCTGCGGCGTTCCTCAGCGTGACCATTTTGGCCATCAACCTGATTGGCGACGGTCTGCGCGACGCATTCGACCCGCGTATGAAGAAGAGGGCCTGA
- a CDS encoding ABC transporter ATP-binding protein — protein MTHSPLLEVKNLTVRFDGSATPAVQDISLHVNAGETLAIVGESGSGKSVTSMAVMRLNDFAGGKIEQGSIRLRRADGSVLDIESADQAVMRKVRGSDIAMIFQEPMTSLNPVMTIGDQLVEAIRLHQDKSVAEARNEAARLLDLVRIPGARAALARYPHEFSGGMRQRAMISIALSCRPSLLIADEPTTALDVTIQAQILGLMRDLQKEMGMGMMFITHDLGVVAEVADRAVVMRRGRLIEEASIDALFRAPKEDYTRRLLSAVPRLGATLGTDQPLRFDLIEDGEAAPTAAPVVDVVPDMAAPILSARELEVRFPIKGGIWGRVQREVHAVEKVSFDLHRGETLALVGESGSGKTTTGRALLSLAPRSGGQIVFDGQAIGPNNAQGMAVLQRNIQFIFQDPYASLDPRMRIGKSITEPMEIHGLARGSEARRRAEALLERVGLSADMFDRFPHQFSGGQRQRICIARALAAEPKVIIADESVSALDVSVQAQVVNLLLDLQAETGISMLFISHDMAVVERVSHRVAVLYLGQIVEIGTRRQVFENPQHPYTRRLLSAVPIAEPGKRKAFNLDMSEPKGAILPVGASVPLAPLVDIGGGHRVAQHAIGDFKAAV, from the coding sequence ATGACACATTCCCCCTTGTTGGAGGTGAAGAACCTGACGGTTCGCTTTGACGGATCGGCGACGCCCGCCGTGCAGGACATTTCGCTGCATGTGAATGCGGGCGAGACGTTGGCGATTGTCGGCGAGTCGGGGTCGGGCAAGTCGGTGACCTCGATGGCGGTCATGCGGTTGAACGATTTCGCGGGCGGCAAGATCGAGCAGGGCAGCATTCGGTTGCGCCGTGCCGATGGGTCGGTGTTGGATATTGAAAGCGCCGATCAGGCTGTGATGCGCAAGGTGCGCGGCAGCGACATCGCCATGATCTTTCAAGAGCCGATGACATCACTGAACCCCGTGATGACGATTGGCGACCAGCTGGTCGAGGCGATCCGGTTGCATCAGGACAAGTCGGTGGCCGAGGCACGCAACGAGGCGGCCCGTTTGCTGGATCTGGTGCGTATACCGGGGGCGCGGGCGGCTTTGGCGCGCTATCCGCACGAGTTTTCGGGCGGGATGCGGCAGCGGGCGATGATCTCGATCGCGCTGTCGTGCCGCCCCAGCCTGCTGATTGCGGACGAGCCGACGACGGCGCTGGATGTGACCATTCAGGCGCAGATTTTGGGCTTGATGCGCGATTTGCAAAAAGAGATGGGCATGGGGATGATGTTCATCACCCATGACCTTGGGGTGGTGGCCGAGGTGGCGGACCGTGCTGTTGTGATGCGGCGCGGGCGTTTGATCGAGGAAGCCAGCATTGACGCGTTGTTCCGCGCCCCGAAGGAAGACTATACCCGTCGCCTGCTGTCGGCCGTGCCGCGTTTGGGGGCGACTTTGGGCACCGATCAGCCGCTGCGGTTTGATCTGATCGAGGATGGCGAGGCCGCCCCCACTGCCGCGCCGGTGGTGGATGTTGTGCCCGACATGGCCGCCCCGATTCTGAGCGCGCGCGAGTTGGAGGTGCGTTTTCCGATCAAGGGCGGGATTTGGGGCCGTGTGCAGCGCGAGGTGCATGCCGTCGAGAAGGTGTCGTTCGATTTGCATCGCGGCGAGACCTTGGCGTTGGTGGGCGAATCCGGTTCGGGCAAGACGACCACGGGGCGGGCGCTGTTGTCGCTGGCGCCGCGTTCGGGCGGCCAGATCGTGTTTGACGGGCAGGCGATTGGCCCGAACAATGCGCAAGGGATGGCTGTGTTGCAGCGCAACATCCAGTTCATTTTTCAAGATCCCTATGCATCGTTGGATCCGCGGATGCGGATTGGCAAGTCGATCACCGAGCCGATGGAAATTCACGGGCTAGCCCGTGGTTCCGAGGCGCGGCGCAGGGCCGAGGCACTGCTGGAGCGCGTTGGCCTGTCGGCCGATATGTTCGACCGCTTTCCGCACCAGTTTTCGGGTGGGCAGCGCCAGCGCATTTGCATTGCGCGCGCGCTGGCGGCCGAGCCGAAGGTGATTATCGCGGATGAGAGCGTTTCGGCGTTGGATGTTTCGGTGCAGGCGCAGGTAGTGAACCTGCTGCTGGATTTGCAGGCCGAGACGGGCATTTCGATGCTGTTCATCAGCCACGATATGGCCGTGGTCGAACGGGTCAGCCACCGCGTTGCGGTGCTGTATCTGGGGCAGATTGTCGAGATCGGGACGCGGCGGCAGGTGTTCGAGAACCCGCAGCACCCCTATACGCGGCGTTTGCTGTCGGCGGTGCCGATTGCCGAGCCGGGTAAGCGTAAGGCGTTCAATCTGGATATGTCGGAACCCAAGGGGGCCATTTTGCCGGTTGGGGCCAGTGTGCCCTTGGCACCGCTGGTGGATATTGGCGGCGGCCACCGTGTGGCGCAGCATGCCATTGGCGACTTCAAGGCGGCTGTATAA
- a CDS encoding MmgE/PrpD family protein: protein MPTVIETIAAWAAAPHTFSPIAQTRAAQAITDTLACMVAGETDPATAAVRSAMAPHGTHGPARLVGGGTATASVAALVNGTAAHALDYDDNFLPAISHASAVIVPALLAIAEQTQASGADFVTAYLIALQAQAHVGQGVGYAHYAAGWHGTSTTGSIGTAAGTAWLLGLDAAGIARALTLGTSMASGIKGQFGTPAKPFHAGMAARNAVEAALLAQAGLSGRLDILEGAQGFRALYAGGTPTTWWEDTPEIPAAHVIETSGLMPKRHPCCGSTHLVLDTVIDLQKTHGFTAAQVARVDTRVGLANWRNLAYPAPINEMQARFSMQYCVARTLHKGVLGLADFTQASVDRYASDPLLQNITMDYDPQSSSIDQPHQTTITLTSGAQLHGTRHFAKGTINDPFTADDRQTKFTDCTRHIAPPATLFATCEAIATQPDLAFLGPLFT from the coding sequence ATGCCAACCGTCATCGAAACCATCGCCGCGTGGGCCGCCGCGCCACACACGTTTTCCCCCATCGCCCAAACCCGCGCGGCGCAGGCGATTACCGACACGCTCGCCTGCATGGTCGCGGGCGAAACCGACCCCGCCACAGCCGCCGTCCGCAGCGCTATGGCCCCCCACGGCACGCACGGCCCCGCGCGTCTGGTGGGGGGCGGCACCGCCACAGCGTCGGTCGCGGCGCTTGTCAACGGCACCGCCGCCCACGCGCTGGATTACGACGACAACTTCCTCCCCGCGATCAGCCATGCCTCGGCCGTCATCGTCCCCGCGCTGCTGGCCATCGCCGAACAAACGCAGGCCAGCGGCGCCGATTTCGTCACCGCCTACCTGATCGCGCTGCAGGCGCAGGCCCATGTCGGCCAAGGCGTCGGCTACGCGCATTACGCGGCGGGCTGGCACGGCACATCAACAACCGGCAGCATCGGCACGGCGGCGGGCACTGCGTGGCTCCTCGGCCTCGATGCTGCTGGCATCGCGCGCGCGCTGACGCTGGGCACCAGTATGGCATCAGGCATCAAGGGCCAGTTCGGCACGCCCGCAAAACCCTTCCACGCCGGCATGGCCGCCCGCAACGCGGTCGAGGCCGCACTGCTCGCCCAAGCGGGCCTCTCGGGCCGCCTCGACATCCTCGAAGGCGCGCAAGGCTTCCGCGCGCTTTACGCAGGCGGCACACCCACCACATGGTGGGAAGACACCCCCGAAATCCCCGCCGCCCACGTCATCGAAACCAGCGGCCTCATGCCCAAGCGTCACCCCTGCTGCGGCTCGACGCACCTCGTCCTCGACACGGTCATCGACCTGCAAAAGACCCACGGCTTCACCGCCGCGCAGGTCGCGCGGGTCGACACGCGGGTCGGCCTCGCCAACTGGCGCAACCTCGCCTACCCCGCGCCGATCAACGAAATGCAGGCCCGCTTCTCGATGCAGTATTGCGTCGCCCGCACTTTGCACAAAGGCGTCCTCGGCCTCGCCGATTTCACCCAAGCCTCCGTCGATCGCTATGCTAGCGACCCGCTGCTCCAAAACATCACGATGGACTACGACCCGCAGTCCAGCAGCATCGACCAACCCCACCAGACAACGATCACGCTGACATCGGGCGCCCAACTACACGGCACGCGGCACTTCGCCAAAGGCACGATCAACGACCCCTTCACCGCCGATGACCGCCAAACCAAGTTCACCGACTGCACGCGCCACATCGCACCCCCCGCAACCCTCTTTGCGACATGCGAGGCGATCGCGACCCAGCCGGATCTGGCCTTCCTCGGCCCGCTGTTCACCTGA
- a CDS encoding M20 family metallopeptidase, producing MKNADTIWDDVDAKGAAFAAFSDIIWGIPEIAYTEYRSVAAHHDMLAAEGFTITQNVAGIPTAIMGEAGSGGPVIAILGEYDALPGLSQESGVAEHRPLPGNGAGHACGHNLHGAASMLAATAVKDWLARNGLAGRVRYYGCPAEEGGAAKSFMARAGAFADVDIAICWHPATFTRVDEGLSLANTRMDFAFTGRASHASAAPHLGRSALDAVELMNVGVNYLREHVPSDSRIHYAMLDAGGIAPNVVQARAKVRYAIRASTLHGMFALNERVKKIAHGAAMMTETQVDISIMSAVSNMLANTPLKDATQACLDRLGGVPFDAADRAFASQIQATLHPDDIENDFRAAGEDPHTAPLHDGVIPQHQRGELMLGSTDVGDVSWVVPTVQTWVATHAIGTPGHSWQITAQGKMPAAHKGMIHAAKIMASTAAEVLTNPALLVAAKADHQRRIAKTPYVCPIPADVTPPLQPRPEQA from the coding sequence GTGAAAAACGCCGACACGATCTGGGACGACGTCGACGCCAAAGGCGCCGCCTTCGCCGCATTCAGCGACATTATCTGGGGCATCCCCGAAATCGCCTATACCGAATACCGCTCGGTCGCCGCCCACCACGATATGCTCGCGGCCGAAGGGTTCACCATCACCCAAAACGTCGCGGGCATCCCCACCGCCATCATGGGCGAGGCCGGATCGGGCGGCCCCGTCATTGCCATTTTGGGTGAATATGACGCCCTGCCCGGCCTCAGCCAAGAATCCGGCGTCGCCGAACACCGCCCGCTGCCGGGCAACGGCGCGGGCCACGCCTGCGGGCACAATCTGCACGGCGCGGCCTCGATGCTGGCGGCCACGGCGGTGAAAGACTGGCTGGCCCGCAACGGGCTGGCAGGGCGCGTGCGCTACTATGGCTGCCCCGCCGAAGAAGGGGGCGCCGCGAAATCCTTCATGGCGCGCGCAGGGGCCTTCGCCGATGTCGACATCGCCATCTGCTGGCACCCCGCCACCTTCACCCGCGTGGACGAGGGGCTGTCCCTGGCCAACACCCGCATGGACTTCGCCTTTACCGGCCGCGCCTCCCACGCATCCGCCGCGCCCCACTTGGGCCGCTCGGCCCTCGACGCGGTCGAACTGATGAACGTCGGCGTGAACTACCTGCGCGAACACGTCCCCTCCGATAGCCGCATCCACTACGCCATGCTTGATGCAGGCGGCATCGCCCCGAACGTCGTGCAAGCCCGCGCCAAAGTCCGCTACGCCATCCGCGCCAGCACACTGCACGGCATGTTCGCGCTGAATGAACGGGTCAAGAAAATCGCCCACGGCGCGGCGATGATGACCGAAACGCAGGTCGACATCAGCATCATGTCGGCGGTCTCGAACATGCTGGCGAACACCCCCCTCAAGGACGCAACACAGGCCTGCCTCGACCGACTGGGCGGCGTCCCCTTCGATGCTGCCGACCGCGCCTTCGCCAGCCAGATCCAAGCCACACTGCACCCCGACGACATCGAAAACGACTTCCGCGCCGCAGGCGAGGATCCCCACACCGCCCCCCTGCACGACGGCGTCATCCCCCAGCACCAACGGGGCGAGTTGATGCTGGGCTCGACTGATGTCGGCGATGTCAGCTGGGTTGTGCCCACCGTGCAAACATGGGTCGCCACCCACGCCATCGGCACCCCCGGCCACAGCTGGCAAATCACCGCGCAAGGCAAAATGCCCGCCGCCCACAAAGGCATGATCCACGCGGCAAAAATCATGGCCTCCACCGCGGCCGAGGTGCTGACCAACCCCGCCCTGCTGGTCGCCGCCAAAGCCGACCACCAACGCCGCATCGCCAAAACGCCCTACGTCTGCCCGATCCCCGCAGACGTGACGCCCCCCCTGCAACCCCGCCCCGAACAGGCGTAA